Proteins from a single region of Haloplanus sp. GDY1:
- a CDS encoding 4Fe-4S dicluster domain-containing protein, translating to MPQVYNPQLGREHDYPYEHREEERDWHWGMIVNVNRCINCNTCSFACKSTWTSGKGEEYMWWMNVETEPYGGYPMGWDMRLLDDLDGEQTVFEAAEQGERVHGYVAREEEWEYPALGDDMAHGEYPAGDVVESDLEEGEYHDMWQFYLPRLCNHCKNAACLAACPRQAIYKREEDGIVLLDQERCRGYRKCVKACPYHKPMYNPETGVTEKPVGCYPRIEEGNVPRCVSSCIGKTRLHGNINRGPDAGPPGGSNSAPGGRSPINYLVHSDEKVALPLYPQFGTRPQVFYMPPYHVPPDFLTQMFTPNTAQKRNDWPGGSYRESIEIVQDRVRNPSHHVLGILQLFGATTRLIETYTVKETRVKGYDRRGKKVVDVPFQEEMEVREGELWTNQP from the coding sequence ATGCCACAGGTCTACAACCCACAGCTCGGCCGCGAGCACGACTACCCCTACGAACACCGCGAGGAGGAGCGGGACTGGCACTGGGGGATGATCGTCAACGTGAACCGGTGTATCAACTGCAACACCTGCTCGTTTGCCTGCAAGTCCACCTGGACCAGCGGGAAGGGCGAGGAGTACATGTGGTGGATGAACGTCGAGACGGAGCCGTACGGCGGCTACCCGATGGGGTGGGACATGCGCCTGCTCGACGACCTGGACGGCGAGCAGACGGTGTTCGAGGCCGCGGAGCAGGGCGAACGCGTCCACGGCTACGTCGCCCGCGAGGAGGAGTGGGAGTACCCCGCGCTCGGCGACGACATGGCCCACGGCGAGTACCCCGCGGGCGACGTGGTCGAGTCGGACCTCGAGGAGGGCGAGTACCACGACATGTGGCAGTTCTACCTGCCCCGGCTCTGCAACCACTGCAAGAACGCGGCCTGCCTCGCCGCCTGCCCGCGTCAGGCCATCTACAAGCGCGAGGAGGACGGCATCGTCCTCCTCGATCAGGAGCGGTGTCGCGGCTACCGCAAGTGCGTGAAGGCCTGTCCGTACCACAAGCCGATGTACAACCCCGAGACGGGGGTGACCGAGAAGCCGGTCGGCTGTTACCCCCGGATCGAGGAGGGGAACGTCCCGCGGTGTGTCTCCTCCTGCATCGGGAAGACGCGGCTGCACGGCAACATCAACCGCGGGCCGGACGCCGGCCCACCGGGCGGGTCGAACTCGGCGCCGGGCGGCCGGTCGCCGATCAACTACCTCGTCCACTCCGACGAGAAGGTGGCGCTGCCGCTGTACCCCCAGTTCGGCACCCGGCCGCAGGTGTTCTACATGCCTCCCTACCACGTCCCGCCCGACTTCCTGACGCAGATGTTCACCCCGAACACGGCGCAAAAGCGCAACGACTGGCCCGGAGGGAGTTACCGCGAGAGCATCGAGATCGTACAGGATCGGGTGCGAAACCCGAGCCACCACGTCCTCGGCATCCTCCAGTTGTTCGGCGCGACCACCCGGCTCATCGAGACGTACACGGTCAAGGAGACCCGGGTGAAGGGGTACGACCGCCGCGGGAAGAAGGTGGTCGACGTGCCCTTCCAGGAGGAGATGGAGGTGCGCGAGGGCGAACTGTGGACCAACCAGCCATGA
- a CDS encoding molybdopterin-containing oxidoreductase family protein → MSLGRRDFIKAAGAGSLGALLTSGWGATQSVDPVTSVDNPLKSYPNRDWEQVYHDIYAYDRVDWTVCHPNCTQSCALNFYMKNGVPIRAEQIYHEEEGSPGPGSPGGYEEAGVSRHWNPRGCMKGLTLHRRTFEPSRIKYPMVRKGWDPEDPSPEGRGEDEFERVSWDEAIDLIAEKMANLEDEKRFHVFNAIKADGLITRHGAGRRLASIFGGCEWTEYDWYADLPPGHVITTGYQTSDADASAWRAADYTIMQGKNLIHNKLADNHWLQETRERGGEMVGVYPDYSPTVQKCDRWLPIRPGSDPAFALGVAHVIIREELYDPEFMRQFTSLPLLIRQDTGKYLRAHEVFPEHEPPEGGTEGEAGLAHHGGGDDWGDFVAVDGDGELVPVTREEVGSETPADAQLEVDREVSLADGTSVAVHTDFARQKANIVERYDPETVEDITTIPAEKLRETAREFAAAEKGQWFTGEGINHWFHSNDSLQRTIFFVQSMLGNVGKRGAGYYNYSGQYKIELLDGYPTYVNPDGHSAHGMYPGYAFAFFGGEQLDPHSIRGDFDGDLDLVPQGDAAEPVLPENADSYTMSRPAILWTMNCNLLNQTKHQEHVVENFVKHPDTGNELLIVSDMHMTYSARHADIVLPVPSWLECEYPDITVGPENPFLQMDSGVMDPIYDTKQDGEICALVAEKLDEKIPPEERTVDSYRSYFAEFLDDDGDVRNYIQETLDAGMTTRDIDVPDLEDGPVRLQLKTYPRIPFYSQIHEDRPFYTKTGRMEFHKEEDRFLELGRDDLDHIESPEGTPYGVNEKWDEAKDEENPLYHDQGYQFYYNTPHPKYRTHSSWGMTDWNLIWSARDFGSTSADPDGTDRLVEDFSFPTGEGETNDAPPLGEAFVEMHPEDAADIDVENGDYVRITGKRGDLVVRVMVSDRQRPRSAGDMGQLTIWHGWWPQHFADDEENEDGIKGYNVTTNIWLDPAQETDDLVHKGVFGDPNISEEIEEEIAWHGATLEAGYEETVWAPTGTNRDDLVEVEKYAEADWWPGDARKDDLFQGYVNGSLQSDGSSDGGDDTATNGTTSSRYNPLRGGDD, encoded by the coding sequence GTGAGTCTCGGACGGCGGGACTTCATCAAGGCCGCCGGCGCGGGATCCCTGGGTGCGCTGCTCACGAGCGGGTGGGGGGCGACCCAGTCCGTCGACCCCGTGACGTCGGTCGACAACCCGCTGAAGTCCTACCCCAACCGCGACTGGGAGCAGGTGTACCACGACATCTACGCGTACGACCGGGTGGACTGGACGGTCTGTCACCCGAACTGCACCCAGTCGTGTGCGCTCAACTTCTACATGAAAAACGGGGTGCCGATCCGGGCCGAACAGATCTACCACGAGGAGGAGGGGAGTCCCGGGCCGGGCAGCCCCGGCGGGTACGAGGAGGCGGGCGTCAGCCGCCACTGGAACCCGCGGGGCTGCATGAAGGGGCTGACCCTGCATCGCCGCACCTTCGAGCCCTCGCGGATCAAGTACCCGATGGTCCGGAAGGGCTGGGACCCCGAGGACCCCAGCCCCGAAGGGAGGGGTGAAGACGAGTTCGAGCGGGTCTCGTGGGACGAGGCCATCGACCTCATCGCCGAGAAGATGGCGAATCTGGAGGACGAAAAACGGTTCCACGTCTTCAACGCCATCAAGGCCGACGGCCTGATCACGCGTCACGGCGCCGGCCGGCGGCTGGCCTCGATCTTCGGCGGTTGCGAGTGGACGGAGTACGACTGGTACGCCGACCTGCCGCCGGGGCACGTCATCACCACGGGCTACCAGACCAGCGACGCCGACGCCTCGGCGTGGCGCGCCGCCGACTACACCATCATGCAGGGGAAGAACCTGATCCACAACAAGCTCGCGGACAACCACTGGCTCCAGGAGACCCGCGAGCGCGGCGGCGAGATGGTCGGCGTCTACCCCGACTACTCGCCGACCGTCCAGAAGTGTGACCGGTGGCTCCCCATCCGCCCGGGGAGCGACCCCGCCTTCGCGCTCGGCGTCGCCCACGTCATCATCCGGGAGGAGCTGTACGATCCGGAGTTCATGCGGCAGTTCACCAGCTTGCCCCTCCTGATCCGGCAGGACACCGGGAAGTACCTCCGCGCTCACGAGGTGTTCCCGGAGCACGAACCGCCCGAGGGCGGCACGGAGGGCGAGGCGGGGCTGGCCCACCACGGCGGCGGCGACGACTGGGGCGACTTCGTCGCCGTCGACGGCGACGGGGAACTCGTCCCCGTCACCCGCGAGGAGGTGGGGTCGGAGACGCCGGCCGACGCGCAACTGGAGGTCGACCGCGAGGTGAGCCTCGCGGACGGCACGAGCGTCGCCGTCCACACCGACTTCGCCCGACAGAAGGCGAACATCGTGGAGCGCTACGACCCGGAGACGGTCGAGGACATCACGACCATCCCGGCGGAGAAGCTCCGTGAGACCGCCCGCGAGTTCGCCGCCGCGGAGAAGGGCCAGTGGTTCACCGGCGAGGGGATCAACCACTGGTTCCACTCCAACGACTCGCTCCAGCGCACCATCTTCTTCGTCCAGTCGATGCTCGGCAACGTCGGCAAGCGCGGCGCGGGCTACTACAACTACTCCGGCCAGTACAAGATCGAACTCCTGGACGGTTACCCGACGTACGTCAACCCCGACGGCCACAGCGCCCACGGGATGTACCCCGGCTACGCCTTCGCCTTCTTCGGCGGCGAGCAACTCGACCCCCACTCGATCCGCGGGGACTTCGACGGCGACCTGGATCTGGTGCCCCAGGGCGACGCCGCCGAGCCGGTGCTGCCGGAGAACGCCGACTCCTACACCATGTCGCGGCCGGCGATCCTGTGGACGATGAACTGCAACCTCCTGAACCAGACCAAACACCAGGAGCACGTCGTCGAGAACTTCGTCAAACACCCCGACACGGGCAACGAACTGCTTATCGTGTCGGACATGCACATGACCTACTCGGCCCGACACGCCGACATCGTCCTCCCGGTTCCCTCGTGGCTCGAGTGTGAGTACCCCGACATCACGGTCGGCCCGGAGAACCCCTTCCTCCAGATGGACAGCGGGGTGATGGATCCCATCTACGACACCAAGCAGGACGGCGAAATCTGTGCGCTCGTCGCCGAGAAACTCGACGAGAAGATCCCGCCCGAGGAGCGCACCGTCGACTCCTATCGCTCCTACTTCGCGGAGTTCCTCGACGACGACGGCGACGTGCGCAACTACATCCAGGAGACGCTCGACGCGGGCATGACCACCCGCGACATCGACGTCCCGGATCTGGAGGACGGGCCGGTCCGCTTACAACTCAAGACCTACCCCCGGATCCCCTTCTACTCGCAGATCCACGAGGATCGGCCGTTCTACACCAAGACCGGCCGGATGGAGTTCCACAAGGAGGAGGACCGGTTCCTCGAACTCGGCCGCGACGACCTGGACCACATCGAGAGTCCGGAGGGGACGCCCTACGGGGTGAACGAGAAGTGGGACGAGGCCAAAGACGAGGAGAACCCGCTGTATCACGACCAGGGCTACCAGTTCTACTACAACACCCCGCATCCGAAGTACCGCACCCACTCCTCGTGGGGGATGACGGACTGGAACCTGATCTGGTCGGCGCGGGACTTCGGCTCCACCTCGGCGGACCCGGACGGCACCGACCGCCTCGTCGAGGACTTCTCGTTCCCGACGGGCGAGGGCGAGACCAACGACGCCCCGCCGCTGGGCGAGGCGTTCGTCGAGATGCACCCCGAGGACGCCGCCGACATCGACGTCGAGAACGGCGACTACGTCCGCATCACCGGCAAGCGCGGCGACCTCGTGGTGCGGGTGATGGTCAGCGACCGCCAGCGCCCCCGCTCGGCCGGCGACATGGGCCAGTTGACCATCTGGCACGGCTGGTGGCCCCAACATTTCGCCGACGACGAGGAGAACGAGGACGGCATCAAGGGGTACAACGTGACGACGAACATCTGGCTCGACCCCGCACAGGAGACCGACGACCTGGTTCACAAGGGGGTGTTCGGCGACCCCAACATCTCCGAGGAGATCGAGGAGGAGATCGCCTGGCACGGCGCGACCCTCGAAGCGGGCTACGAGGAGACGGTGTGGGCGCCGACGGGGACGAACCGCGACGACCTCGTGGAGGTCGAGAAGTACGCGGAGGCGGACTGGTGGCCCGGCGACGCCCGGAAGGACGACCTGTTCCAGGGGTACGTGAACGGGTCGCTGCAGTCCGACGGGTCGAGCGATGGCGGCGACGACACGGCCACGAACGGGACGACGAGCAGCCGGTACAACCCCCTGCGCGGAGGTGACGACTGA
- a CDS encoding CopD family protein yields the protein MATIDTAVNAIHLLFAGLWAGSVLFVARGLVPEARDGNLDATPLRSLVGRFRTWSRVSSLALFLTGGHLAGTRYTAETLLGSTRGYLVVAMVVLWVVLTGLVEVGSGRLIDGLDERKVRDPARRAAPFLTAAAVAAVGLLVLGGVLL from the coding sequence ATGGCGACCATCGACACGGCGGTAAACGCGATCCACCTGTTGTTCGCCGGACTGTGGGCCGGAAGCGTGCTCTTCGTCGCGAGGGGGCTGGTGCCCGAGGCCCGCGACGGGAACCTCGACGCGACGCCGCTCCGGTCCCTCGTCGGTCGGTTCCGGACGTGGTCGCGCGTCTCGTCGCTGGCGCTCTTTCTGACCGGCGGCCACCTCGCCGGAACGCGCTACACCGCCGAGACCCTGCTCGGATCGACCCGGGGATACCTCGTCGTCGCGATGGTGGTGCTCTGGGTCGTCCTGACCGGCCTGGTCGAGGTGGGTTCGGGGCGACTGATCGACGGCCTCGACGAGCGGAAGGTCCGCGACCCCGCCCGGCGGGCGGCGCCGTTTCTCACCGCGGCGGCCGTCGCGGCCGTCGGATTGCTCGTCCTCGGCGGGGTCCTGCTCTGA
- a CDS encoding OsmC family protein yields the protein MTDGDLRETQAPLKERYEDDPEAARITLSATGDEAADATSCSVEVGEAVYEAQLHEGAGGSGTAACSGDLLLGALAACSQLTAQAVIENFGVDADVSVAVEGDLDLRGTMGVADVPVGFQDIRLDVTLTGELDPETAASIRDATERYCVVYRTLVASPGVATEWTFEESAEGEI from the coding sequence ATGACGGACGGCGACCTCCGCGAGACGCAGGCACCGCTGAAGGAACGATACGAGGACGACCCCGAGGCGGCCCGGATCACGCTCTCGGCCACGGGCGACGAGGCGGCGGACGCGACGAGCTGTAGCGTCGAAGTCGGCGAGGCCGTCTACGAGGCACAGCTCCACGAGGGGGCCGGGGGATCCGGGACCGCGGCGTGTTCCGGCGACCTGTTGCTCGGGGCGCTCGCGGCCTGCTCGCAGTTGACCGCCCAGGCCGTGATCGAGAACTTCGGCGTCGACGCGGACGTGTCGGTCGCCGTCGAGGGCGACCTGGACCTCCGGGGCACGATGGGCGTCGCGGACGTGCCGGTCGGCTTTCAGGACATCCGCCTCGACGTGACGCTGACCGGCGAGCTGGACCCCGAGACGGCGGCGTCGATCCGGGACGCGACCGAGCGGTACTGCGTGGTGTACCGGACGCTCGTGGCGTCGCCGGGCGTGGCTACCGAGTGGACCTTCGAGGAAAGCGCCGAGGGTGAGATTTGA
- a CDS encoding Rieske (2Fe-2S) protein, translating into MTGFERVASVAEAREASPQVVTVGGRTLGLFHHEGSFHAVDNRCPHMGFPLSEGSVDDGILTCPWHHARFELSGGDTFDPFADDVRTFPVEVRDGDVYVDPDPDPETPPADHWEERLEHGLREALDLVVAKAVIGLDDAGVPPTVPLTVGTTFGTRYRQGGWGSGLTTMSAMANLLDDVRPTDRRRALYVGLGAVADDCAGEPPFFVQDPLATEGVDADRLSEWFRDTIDVRDADGAERVLRAAIRADLDEAALVGMFVAAATDHRYLDSGHRLDFVNKAVELLDRIGWDHADGVLPSLVPALADADRAEERSSWRQPVDVAELVADASDDLPALIDAGAEATWSAPDDFVDRLLGDDPHAIVDALTDAIEAGATGEQLASAVADAAARRVAQFGTANEFGDWNTVHHTYTYANAVCGLAGRTDAPELYRAVFDGAVNVYLDRFLNTPPIPLPDPSGDRTPDTVLDDLLETFEVEADETVSEAGRHTAAYLESGGDPARLKRAVGEALLREDAGFHPRQNVEAAFARYDAADDEERGRLHLVATSRYLAAHTPTRREAEQTFRIAERLNRGEAIHEA; encoded by the coding sequence ATGACCGGCTTCGAGCGCGTCGCCTCCGTCGCGGAGGCCCGCGAGGCGAGTCCGCAGGTCGTCACCGTCGGCGGGCGAACGCTCGGCCTCTTTCACCACGAGGGGTCGTTCCACGCGGTCGATAACAGGTGCCCGCATATGGGTTTCCCACTCAGCGAGGGATCGGTCGACGACGGGATCCTCACCTGTCCGTGGCACCACGCCCGCTTCGAACTCTCCGGCGGCGACACGTTCGATCCCTTCGCCGACGACGTGCGCACCTTCCCCGTCGAGGTGCGCGACGGCGACGTCTACGTCGACCCGGACCCCGACCCGGAGACGCCGCCGGCCGACCACTGGGAGGAGCGCCTCGAACACGGCCTCCGGGAGGCGCTCGACCTCGTCGTCGCCAAGGCCGTGATCGGCCTCGACGACGCGGGCGTCCCCCCGACCGTCCCGCTGACGGTGGGGACGACCTTCGGGACGCGGTACCGACAGGGGGGCTGGGGGAGCGGCCTGACGACGATGAGCGCGATGGCGAACCTCCTCGACGACGTCCGCCCCACGGACCGTCGGCGCGCCCTCTACGTCGGCCTCGGCGCCGTCGCCGACGACTGCGCCGGCGAACCCCCCTTCTTCGTGCAGGACCCGCTGGCGACCGAGGGCGTGGACGCCGACCGCCTCAGCGAGTGGTTTCGCGATACCATCGACGTTCGGGACGCGGACGGGGCAGAGCGGGTGCTCCGGGCGGCGATTCGAGCCGACCTCGACGAGGCGGCGCTCGTGGGCATGTTCGTCGCCGCCGCCACCGACCACCGCTATCTCGACTCCGGCCACCGACTCGACTTCGTGAACAAGGCCGTCGAACTGCTGGATCGGATCGGCTGGGACCACGCCGACGGCGTCCTCCCGAGCCTCGTCCCCGCGCTCGCCGACGCCGACCGGGCCGAGGAGCGGTCGTCGTGGCGCCAGCCAGTCGACGTGGCCGAACTGGTCGCGGACGCGAGCGACGACCTGCCGGCCCTGATCGACGCGGGCGCAGAGGCGACGTGGTCCGCCCCCGACGACTTCGTTGATCGCCTGCTGGGCGACGACCCACACGCCATCGTGGACGCGCTAACCGACGCCATCGAAGCGGGGGCGACGGGCGAACAGTTGGCGAGCGCCGTCGCCGACGCCGCCGCCCGACGGGTCGCGCAGTTCGGCACCGCCAACGAGTTCGGCGACTGGAACACGGTGCATCACACCTACACGTACGCCAACGCGGTGTGTGGGCTGGCCGGACGAACCGACGCCCCAGAGCTCTACCGCGCCGTCTTCGACGGGGCGGTGAACGTCTACCTCGACCGCTTTCTCAACACGCCGCCGATTCCGTTACCCGACCCCAGCGGCGACCGGACCCCCGATACCGTCCTCGACGATCTGCTGGAGACGTTCGAGGTGGAGGCCGACGAGACGGTCAGCGAGGCCGGCCGACACACCGCCGCGTACCTCGAAAGCGGCGGCGACCCCGCGCGCCTGAAGCGGGCGGTCGGCGAAGCCCTCCTGCGCGAGGACGCGGGGTTTCACCCGCGACAGAACGTCGAAGCCGCGTTCGCCCGGTACGATGCGGCCGACGACGAGGAGCGGGGGCGACTCCACCTCGTCGCCACCTCGCGCTATCTCGCCGCGCACACGCCGACGCGCCGCGAGGCGGAACAGACCTTCCGGATCGCCGAGCGCCTCAACCGGGGCGAGGCGATCCACGAGGCATGA
- a CDS encoding LLM class flavin-dependent oxidoreductase → MTRGVVMPRSGVIDAREFAVRCEDLGYDACWTGELWGWDAFVALTAIADAVDDLTLGTAIVNVFSRSPATLAAAAASLDEVAPAGVRLGIGPSTAKATEDLHGREYDRPVRRLHETAELVAAFTGGEGRVAYEGETVSVADFPALEADVPVYTAALGPAARRATGRVADGWLPHNVPFPELDEAFETVAGTAREAGRDPDAITVAPYVPSAVDEDGEAARAAIRSHVAYYVGSGDGYRRAVASAFPEAAERVAEAWRAGDRDAARGAVTAEMVDALGVAGTPEEARERFRALAGRDVIDHPIVVVPADADDATAERTVAALAP, encoded by the coding sequence ATGACACGTGGAGTCGTGATGCCGCGGAGCGGGGTAATCGACGCCCGGGAGTTCGCCGTCCGGTGTGAGGACCTCGGGTACGACGCCTGCTGGACGGGCGAACTCTGGGGGTGGGACGCCTTCGTGGCGCTGACCGCCATCGCCGACGCCGTCGACGACCTCACCCTCGGCACCGCCATCGTCAACGTCTTCTCCCGCTCCCCGGCGACGCTCGCGGCCGCGGCGGCGTCGCTCGACGAGGTGGCGCCGGCCGGCGTCCGCCTCGGGATCGGTCCGAGCACGGCCAAGGCGACCGAGGACCTCCACGGCCGCGAGTACGACCGCCCGGTGCGGCGCCTCCACGAGACGGCGGAACTCGTCGCCGCCTTCACCGGCGGCGAGGGGCGCGTCGCGTACGAGGGCGAGACCGTCTCGGTGGCCGACTTCCCGGCACTGGAGGCCGACGTGCCCGTCTACACCGCGGCGCTCGGCCCGGCCGCCCGGCGGGCCACCGGCCGCGTCGCCGACGGCTGGCTCCCCCACAACGTCCCCTTCCCCGAACTCGACGAGGCCTTCGAGACGGTCGCGGGGACGGCCCGCGAGGCCGGCCGGGACCCCGACGCCATCACGGTCGCTCCCTACGTCCCCTCGGCGGTCGACGAGGACGGCGAGGCGGCCCGCGCGGCGATCCGCAGCCACGTCGCCTACTACGTCGGGAGCGGCGACGGCTACCGCCGGGCGGTCGCCTCGGCCTTCCCCGAGGCGGCCGAGCGGGTGGCCGAGGCGTGGCGGGCGGGCGACCGGGACGCCGCCCGCGGCGCGGTCACCGCGGAGATGGTCGACGCGCTGGGGGTGGCGGGGACTCCGGAGGAGGCCCGCGAGCGGTTCCGGGCGCTGGCCGGTCGGGACGTGATCGACCACCCCATCGTGGTCGTGCCGGCCGACGCCGACGACGCGACGGCCGAGCGGACGGTCGCGGCGCTTGCCCCTTAG
- a CDS encoding NOB1 family endonuclease produces MHVLDSSAFIHEYHTSEGMASIPAVEEELEDESAYRYDAMEGAGMHIHIPADNTVETIERAATETGDAEELSGTDVRLIAAAFELDGTLVTDDYAMQNVAEHLGVAVEVIAREGISEQRDWRFQCQGCGREFDDHRDRCPICGSDLSRKNPA; encoded by the coding sequence ATGCACGTCCTCGACTCTTCTGCGTTCATTCACGAGTATCACACCTCCGAGGGGATGGCCTCGATTCCCGCGGTCGAGGAGGAACTCGAAGACGAGAGCGCCTACCGCTACGACGCGATGGAGGGCGCGGGGATGCACATCCACATCCCGGCGGACAACACCGTCGAGACCATCGAGCGCGCGGCGACGGAGACGGGCGACGCCGAGGAACTCTCGGGGACCGACGTGCGCCTGATCGCCGCCGCCTTCGAACTCGACGGCACCCTCGTCACCGACGACTACGCCATGCAGAACGTCGCTGAACACCTCGGCGTCGCCGTCGAGGTGATCGCCCGCGAGGGCATCTCCGAACAGCGCGACTGGCGCTTCCAGTGTCAGGGCTGTGGCCGCGAGTTCGACGACCACCGCGACCGCTGTCCCATCTGCGGGAGCGACCTCTCGCGGAAGAACCCGGCCTAA
- a CDS encoding PRC-barrel domain-containing protein, with translation MSDVLAENLSGKSVMGSDGTELGMLYNITMNLKTGALNDLLVSPNDEFPAADSRFEQDEQGRLHVPVSRVQAVKDYIVIDR, from the coding sequence ATGTCCGACGTACTCGCCGAAAACCTCTCGGGGAAGTCCGTGATGGGCTCCGACGGGACCGAACTCGGCATGCTGTACAACATCACGATGAACCTGAAGACGGGGGCCCTGAACGACCTCCTCGTCTCGCCGAACGACGAGTTCCCGGCGGCCGACTCCCGCTTCGAGCAGGACGAGCAGGGGCGGCTTCACGTCCCAGTCTCCCGCGTGCAGGCCGTGAAAGATTACATCGTCATCGACCGGTAG